The genome window GCGGATGCGCGGCGAGCGCCCATTCGTCTTCACCAATTTACGCAGCGGTGACGGTGTCGAAACCGTCATCGAATACATCCGCAAGCAAGGCTTGCTGGATGAAAAGCGCAAGAACTAATTCTTTCATTTTTATACCATTCGAATCGATTTACCCGAAGGAGCCAAACATGTTTTCCCTCTCAAATAAAGCCGCCGCGCGCATCGGTGTATTTGCCCTTGGCTGCCTCGCAGTCGGCAGTGCACTCGCCCATCCCGATCATCCGGAAACCATGATGAATAGCACCATGAGTTTCAGTTCCGGCTTTTCCCATCCGTTCTCCGGCATTGATCACCTGCTGGCCATGCTCGCCGTCGGCCTGTGGGCGACGCAACTCAAACGCTCGGCTTTATGGGTCTTGACGCTGGCCTTTCCATTGATGATGGTGGCCGGTGCCTTGCTGGCGATGAGTGGCTTCCAGTTGCCAGCGGTGGAAAGCGGTATCGCCGCTTCGGTGGCAGTACTGGGATTGTTGATTGCCTTCGCCGTCAAGATGCCGCTATGGGCCAGCACCGCCATTGTTTCCGTGTTCGCGCTGTTCCATGGCTATGCACACGGTAGCGAATTGCCACACGGTTCATCGGCGGCGCTATATGGTGCCGGCTTCGTGCTCGCTACCGCGCTGTTGCACGCCACCGGCCTGCTCATCGGCCTGGTTGCCGGCAAACAAATGGCGGACAAAGTGGTGCGTATAGGTGGTGCCGGTATTGCAGCAGTCGGCACTTATTTGTTGACAGCGGTTTGATTCAAAGCGGCTGCAGGAGGCGATAGCCGACCGCAGTCTCGGTCAGCAGGTAACGCGGCTGGGCCGGATCGTCTTCCAGCTTTTGCCGCAAATGTCCCATATAAATGCGCAGGTAGTGGCCGCTCTCGGAATGCGAAGGCCCCCACACCTCGCGCAGCAATTGCGGATTGGTGACAACGCGACCGGCATTTGCCACCAGTACGCTTAACAGCCGATACTCGGTCGGCGTCAGGTGCACCATCTGGTTCGCCTTGGTTACCAGCCGCGCATTCAAGTCAACCTTGACATCGCCGAAGCTGAAACTGCCTTGTGCATCGCCGTCGACCCGGCGATGCCGCCGTATCGTCGAACGCACGCGCGCCAGCAATTCACCAACGCCAAATGGTTTGATCAGGTAATCGTCGGCCCCCGCATCCAGCGCCTTGATCTTGTCACCTTCGCTGACACGTGCTGACAGCACGATGATGGGGACCGGCGACCATGCACGGATGTCGGCAATGAAGTCCATGCCGTCGCCATCCGGCAAGCCGAGGTCGAGGATGATCAGGTTAGGCTTGCGCGTACCGGCATCGATCAGGCCGCGCTTCATGGTTTCCGCCTCATAGACATGCCAGCCCTCTTCCTCCATCGCGGCGCGCACAAAGCGCCGGATTTGCGGCTCATCTTCGACCAGCAAGGCTATCGGTACTGATTCACTCATGATGTCTGGTTCTGTAGTTCGCCTTCATCCAGGTCCGGCATGGCGGGAGGCGTGCCCAAAGGCAGGGTAAAGATAATGGCGGCACCACCCTGCGGCGAATGTCCGCCACGGATAGTGCCATGGTGTGCTTCTATGATGGCGCGGCAAATCGCCAGGCCCAAACCGACGCCCGGCGTCGCCGATTCGCGCTCACCACGGGTGAATTTTTCAAAGATAGCTTCTTCCTGGCCGGGTGGCAAACCGGGACCGTTGTCATAGACTGCGACATCCAGGTATTGCCCGCTGAGTTCGGCGGCAATCGTTATCTGCGAACCGGCCGGCGTGTATTTGCTCGCATTCTCCAGCAAATTGCACAGCACGCGCTCGATCAGTACTGCATCGAAATTCACCAGCGGCAAGCCTGGTGCCAGCCGGGTATGTACCTGATGCCTGCCGAGCAGTGATTGCACCGCGCGCAAGGAACTGCCGACCACTTCTTCGAATTGTTGCCACTGCAGGTTCAGCTTGACCTCGCCACTCTGTATGCGCGCCATATCGAGCAGATTGGTCACCAGGTTCCCCATGCGCAAGGCTTCTTCATGCAAGGCATGCGCCAGTTCCTGCTGTGCCGCAGCGAGCTCCGGCTTGGAGCGTGTCAAGGATTCGGACAATCCAACCAGTGCCGTCAATGGTGTACGCAAATCATGCGAAATCGCCGCCAGCAAGGAATTACGCAAACGTTCCGATTCCATGCGCAGCAAGGCATCCTGCGCCACTTCAATGTAATGCACGCGTTCCAATGCAATCGCCGCCAGCGCCGCAAAGGTATCCAGTTGCCGTCTTTGTTCCGGAATCAGCATCCAGCGCCGGTTCTCCGGCTTGATCGCCAGCACGCCGCGCGTGCGCATGGGTGCGACCAAAGGCAGGTAAAAATAGGCGCTGGCCGGCAAGGTATCGGTACCCATACCGGCCGGGGTGGCGCGATCGAAAGCCCATTGTGCGATGCCGATATCGAGTTCCTTGCTGTGCCCCTGTGCCGCCTGCAGGCGTGCTTCATCATTCGGCAGCAGCAATACGGCTTGCGCGCGGAAGGTACGCTGGATAAAGTTTTGCGTGGTTTCGAATACCTGCTCGGCCTGCAAGGCGCTGGAAAGTTCACGCGCAAATTCATACAAGGCACGCGCCCGCCCTTCACGCTGCGCCGCTATCCTGGCCTGGAAACGCAAGCCGGATGTCAGTTGCCCGACGATCAGGCCGACCACCAGCAAGACGGAAAAAGTCACCAGGTATTGCACATCGCTGACCGCGAAAGAAAAGCGCGGCGAAACAAAGAAGAAATCGAATACCGCCACACTGAGGAAAGCCGCCAGCACCGCTGGCCCGCGTCCAAAGCGCACCGCGATCAATACTTCAGCCAGCAGGAAGAGCATGACGATATTCGCCAGGTCCAGGTGCGGCATCATCGGCGTCGTAATCAGGGCGGTCAGGATACAGATCGCGACAGTCCATGCATACGGCATATACGGCGATTTGCCGCTATCCACCGCTTCATCATCCTGCGTACTGCCACCCTCGCGTGGCGCTGCCACTGCGGCTTCCCTGCTTTGGCGTTCGCCGGTTTCTATCAGGTCGATATCCGGCGCATAGTTGGCAATGCGCTGCGCATGCGGTGCGCGC of Janthinobacterium sp. Marseille contains these proteins:
- a CDS encoding HupE/UreJ family protein, translating into MFSLSNKAAARIGVFALGCLAVGSALAHPDHPETMMNSTMSFSSGFSHPFSGIDHLLAMLAVGLWATQLKRSALWVLTLAFPLMMVAGALLAMSGFQLPAVESGIAASVAVLGLLIAFAVKMPLWASTAIVSVFALFHGYAHGSELPHGSSAALYGAGFVLATALLHATGLLIGLVAGKQMADKVVRIGGAGIAAVGTYLLTAV
- the kdpE gene encoding two-component system response regulator KdpE translates to MSESVPIALLVEDEPQIRRFVRAAMEEEGWHVYEAETMKRGLIDAGTRKPNLIILDLGLPDGDGMDFIADIRAWSPVPIIVLSARVSEGDKIKALDAGADDYLIKPFGVGELLARVRSTIRRHRRVDGDAQGSFSFGDVKVDLNARLVTKANQMVHLTPTEYRLLSVLVANAGRVVTNPQLLREVWGPSHSESGHYLRIYMGHLRQKLEDDPAQPRYLLTETAVGYRLLQPL
- the kdpD gene encoding two-component system sensor histidine kinase KdpD; this translates as MPSSEHQRPDPDTLLAQMQAQDRRASRGKLRIYFGASAGVGKTYAMLNAARSMQGEKLDVVVGLVETHGRKETAALLDGLEILPRKDVAYRDKIIAEFDIDAALARKPALILVDELAHSNAPGSRHPKRWQDVEELLGAGIDVFTAVNVQHLESLNDVIGGITGIRVAETLPDTVFDQADEIVLVDIPADDLLTRLKEGKVYQPQQAERASRNFFRKGNLIALRELALRRTADRVEDDVQAYRVEKSINAIWKTDSDLLACIGPRAGAEHVIRSTAQLAGQLNAQWHAVYVETPQLQRLSPTERERILKTLKLAQDLGATTAVLPGNDIAREIVNYARSHNFSRIILGRNHSRWPWRAPHAQRIANYAPDIDLIETGERQSREAAVAAPREGGSTQDDEAVDSGKSPYMPYAWTVAICILTALITTPMMPHLDLANIVMLFLLAEVLIAVRFGRGPAVLAAFLSVAVFDFFFVSPRFSFAVSDVQYLVTFSVLLVVGLIVGQLTSGLRFQARIAAQREGRARALYEFARELSSALQAEQVFETTQNFIQRTFRAQAVLLLPNDEARLQAAQGHSKELDIGIAQWAFDRATPAGMGTDTLPASAYFYLPLVAPMRTRGVLAIKPENRRWMLIPEQRRQLDTFAALAAIALERVHYIEVAQDALLRMESERLRNSLLAAISHDLRTPLTALVGLSESLTRSKPELAAAQQELAHALHEEALRMGNLVTNLLDMARIQSGEVKLNLQWQQFEEVVGSSLRAVQSLLGRHQVHTRLAPGLPLVNFDAVLIERVLCNLLENASKYTPAGSQITIAAELSGQYLDVAVYDNGPGLPPGQEEAIFEKFTRGERESATPGVGLGLAICRAIIEAHHGTIRGGHSPQGGAAIIFTLPLGTPPAMPDLDEGELQNQTS